The genomic DNA atttcaaacttgttttctttttttctccttgcccgggcccacccgtcagcctcctcctctcctcttccctgctctgcttcggcGCGCCGCATGCGTCGtcacgccgccggccaacctcgcgccacgcgccggccatcctcgcgaGCCGTGCCGCCCTCTCGCTCTCTCCTCGCCTTAAAGACCAGCCCGGGCTTATCCTCCGCGAActccctcaaaccctagctcccaAACCGCCATGGCCACGCCACCCTGAGCTCCGTTGCCGCCGCGGTTCGCCGTCTCCGGCGAGCGCTGCCTCGATTCGCCGCGCCCAGAGCCCCGCAGCATCGCCCTGGACCTCCTCCACCTCTTCCGCCCCCATCCCGTGCCCTACTCCCCGGCCAAATCGGCGTCCAGACCGCCGCCAccatcgtcgtcgccgtcgagctccgccctcTACACCGAGCTCCCACCTCCGGCCCTTCCCCGCCCAAAACGAGCCCCCGGTGAGATTCCCAGCAACCTCCGCTTGCTCCCCGAGCCGTTCCCCTTTCGATTCCGGCCTTGCCGCCgtcggggcgccgccgcgccgccgcggaggccctGCTCACCGCCGGCACATGCCGCGGGGCCGCCCTGCGCGAgctcccgcagcgccgccgtgcgccccaGGGCCGCTTGGCCTCCCttgccgtcgcgccgccccgcctccccgTCGCCTTGCTCTGCTGCAGCCGGAACGGcccagaccgccgccgccgccgcaagctgcTGCAGCCacgccaacgccgccgccttgcTCCGCCTTGGGCTGCCCCACGCGCGCCCCTGCGCGGCTGCGGGTGCACTGGCCCCTACGTGTGGGCCCGCCTGCGCtaccccgccggccggccagcccatGGCCGCCCCGCTCGCAcccgggcgccgccggcgtgcgcggttgggggcagagcaggggagcccCCCTCTCCTTTCTCTATGTGCCACCGTCAAGTGGGGCCCGCGGGCCAGTGTAGGGGGGATTAAGGGTAGTTTTGGTGTTTCTTTTTGATGATTACGactgataattcataattgcttattaaatcacaaaaaaatcctaaaaatgcaaactaaattttgttaggtttgtAAGATCAAGatctttagaagaaaaatactcatgcaggtgaaatgtcacttttgccctgcAAAATTTATGGTTTGCATTTAAGCTAATTCATTTTGTAtcggttgttctgtttgtctaaaaattctgaaaattttatagtagcctactctttgcatgtgtggtccactgaaaaatttccaGGTACATGGCCTAGGTGCATATCTGTGGATCTATCATTGTTTGATTTCTTTGCTAGGTTAAAATAAATAGTTTCGGTCATCATTAAATGTTGGAGAATTTTTGTGGCATGCTTTATGAAAATCATGTTATGCTGATAAATTCTTGTGGCTTGATCATATCTGCAAGTTAGGTGCTTACTTTTAATCTGTTCCTAGCTaggctcttttcttttataattgttgtaattaattctttcttgcatgcatgtgttttgcaacaaaacaagcCCCTAGTTATTTTGATCCATGATGTTCTAGGGTTATGTTTAATCCTTCGAAGAGAGTTTAGTATCTTTGGCttgataggaaacacttcaggctaaaaaggAATTAGCAACCGAAAACCCCATTTCAGCGGCACCATTCCTTTGAACCATAGTTTTGGGATGCTGTTTATTAGTCATGCCTATGCCTTTAACTGTGTGTGTTGCATTTCATTGCATCGTTTCATGAATCTTATGAATGGCATATTTTTGATCGTATAGACGCGGAAACCGAAGTCGCCTTTGCGCTgattgctgagccggtccaggagcctcccgcaggagaaccgcagccaggagaagtcgttgatcaagctcccgaagaagccactaaccctgctgacttgcaaggcaagccccggagcataatccttAATTtctgtattcaatgtttattatataattattgtgcatttatgtttctaggagttgattggaaccgtagatgcatgatccctaggtttcctcagttactcttctagtatacaggtgtcgtttatattgccatgcttaactaggatccggtagaagtcgagtgattgctgtcactcgcgagctataggtttctgttacttatggcaacgtggtttgagaatgaatcaatgaggaaagagaaatggagaccgggcggagatggattggttatggatatggaatggatgaaaagtaagcctccgcctgtgtcgattgaggaccgtaccgttgttggcactattgatcgaggattgaacagtactaaccacatgccggaagtaggaggtagttgaaaccggtaagctcagtaccatatgtgcatcGGTAGCCGGACTTGATACTgccttcaccagtggagctagtatacaactcatggctgacccttcgatggtatcggtggggctagcagtcccgggtcgcagggcagttcggttattcggtgtgcatatgtgaagggttgccacgtagggtccgacatggcctatatgtgacgtgtgtgttaggtccatcttgcaaggttaaatcgaatcttgatctctctgtcacatcgtagtaaatgatggaattgGGGATGAAAAGTTGAGAATATGAGTTATGGCTGTGGtgctctgaaaagataatgtgatcaaccatgcttgctctagatgttggtgcaaacctagttggtatTGGTATAATAaccttgagctaaaatactgaaagtaaggattcactgttagtagcttttcagcaaaataactccagagccaaacagctttgcatgtctagctaatgggctaagtatacccaaagtcgggtaaaccttgctgagtattagcatacccagggtttgttgtcactctgttttcaggtaactgctgctggctggagctaaccaggattcacatcggtgggctcgatgtgacgtcctcacgtcatcgtagtaatcgttgtttttctaaactcaaCTTCTATTTAGttttccgctgcattttgaactctgatactTTACGTAAACTTGTTTGTATAACTtcgcttttgtctgcttgtaatcatttgtgctcgtcttcgtgtgagacttccagtgtttttcgatccttaaaccgacagacgtccggattacaccgttttaagtgcacagtaacttgattaaccattaagatgatagttagcgcacttaagccggtttaatttgggcggttctgtgaCAAGTGATCTCCAAAAGCGCGTTACACAGCCACCGAACAGCATGAATCTTTGCAGAAACCGAGACATATATATATCCCACTGACATGCGGGTCTGCCTGAATCGATAGAGTTGAGTGGTCCCATCAGTAACACTTGGCACAATAGTCAGCCGCGtaactgattttttttcctaatCTTTGATAGTGCCCAGTGTCATCATTCaattttttcagaaaaaaaagtaGAGATAAAGACGCTCACATGCACACATGTAACCCACTCCTATGAGTATTTCCGAGAGACTGAGACGACAGATTCTCGAGATCGACGAAGCCACTATAGACACCTTATTTCCGAGAGACTGAGACGACAGATTCTCGAGATCGACGAAGCCACTATAGACACCTCACTGTCAACAAGCATGTCGTCTACTATTGAAAAGAAAAACGCCGGTTAAATCCTGGAGTAAATCCAAGAAAATACGAACACCCCTGTCACGCCTAGAACTTGAACCTAGACGGGCAAGTTTCACCACAAGTAACTTTATCAGCTGAGCTATGCTCAGTTCACCGGTATATCATTGATTTCCCGTCATGTGCATGCAAAAGCAATGCAACAGTGTGAAAGGCTGCTCTTGCGCTCTAGTAAAAAGGCTGCTATGTTACTTTTCCAAAAAAAGATTTGAAGCTATTTCTTGTATATTTATGGAATACTTAGACTGctgctagaaaaaaaaaacttttctttttctttttttccttttcctttcttaGTCTCAATACGGAGATCTCTAGACATGAATAAAATAGAGATCGATAGAACAATTGTATTTTCGATAACGGTGTACTGTCAAGGATGAAAACTTATAAACATGTCTGACTGCAAGGACAACTACTTATATTTCGTCTGAAATAAATGTTGGTGCCATACCATTAtaaagaaacaaaaataaagCACCCTACCGGTGGTGCAAATTATAAAGTTATAACAAATAGACATTGTACGATATGTTCGAAACAAAAGATTTAGTTGTGATAAAGGGATGAGAGACGATACAAAATAACCAGATCAGAAGAGACCGGACCTTGTATAATATTAAACGTTTTACCATTTTTTTCAATCCCTCGACATCTTGTTTGGGAATTTAAGATATGTTTTTGAGTTTTTCTTATTTCTATATCATTCCAGTGTCGAAAACTCAGAGgtaaacttttttttcttttgtctttTGACAAGACTAATAAGACCATATGTGTATGAACATAAAACTAAGTACCCTTATAAGGTATAAGAcatgaaaagaaaaacaaatatTCAGTTGGAAACGAGGAGACAGATGCGTAGAGAGCAACTCCAGTAGTAGCCTCTAAATTAGATCTTCCAAATATAAAATGAGGGTTGCCTCTAGTTTTTAGAGGCCTCCAGATTTACTCCAACTCCAGCAATAGCCCTTCATTCTAACTTATAATAGAGGGTTCCCTAGAGACTCCATAGAAATGGAGGGTGGGGAAGTGTATTTGGAGACCTCCCCAAAATAGATGACCAAGTACTGCTGGAGTGCATTTTCATACTTAGCCCTCTAAACCTGAGAACCTGAGATAGGAAGCTATTAAGAGGATCCGCTGAAGTTGCTCTACGACTAGCAAGACTGAAACGTTTTTTGTGAATTTGGAAACAATTGTCTAGGAAAGTTTTTAGAAAACCAACAACAGCAGCAAAAGATTCGACGAGATATTAAACTCTAGGAAAAATCAGAGCAGGAATCTTATCAGAAACCGGGACATATACATCCCACTGACATGCGGGTCCGGCGGAATCGATAGAGTTGAATGGTCCCATGCTAACCGTGAGTGCATCATGGGTGTACGTCCCAATCCATATCCAAATTCTTTTTTTCGGTACAGTACTAACCACTAACCACACCCTCCAGCAGTCCGGCCTAGAAGAACATCACTGTCAGCAATCATGGATCCATCTACTAATAACTAAATAGCGTGCGTGTGGCGGCCAAAATGACAGGTTCACAAATACTTGCATGATTTCGTCAATTCGCAAACATTTTGTGACTATATTTTAAAACCCGAATTCGAGAATATTGGCTTTTACAACTGCATTTTACAAACCGAAAATTTTCCCCTCTTTGACGATCAGGCACGGTGGCAGCACGGAAAGGATAGAAAATTTTCCCCTCTTTGAGGATCAGGCACGGTGGCAGCACGGAAACGATAaaagatactccctccgttctaaaatgtaggtcgttttgacttttcttaattcatatattttgctatgtacctagacatatattatatctaggtgcatagcaaatactatgaatctaaaaaagccaaaacgacctacgatttgaaacggagggagtagcagatatctttcatcatccatgccatgatgatgatgatgtatcGATTTTGCAACAGTAGAGGACGCGTTCTTCTCTTGGTGCTGTTGCCATCAGAATCCTCCTTTCGTCAAAGCGAAGTTGACCCTAAGGTTTAGAGATTTGTACTACCATCACCAAAAGCTAGCGTGTTATTCACAGCCACCAACACAGGTAGCATGAATCCTCAATTGGGGATACCGGCGGAATTTTCGTAGAAACCGGGACGTATATAtcccactgacatgtgggtctgGCGGAATCAATAGAGTAGAGTGGTCCCATGCATGCATCAGTAACACTTGGCACAATAGCCAGCCGCGTAGTAAGGAATATAATTCTTTTTTGAAAAGTAAGCAGGAATATAATTCTCTGttcctgattttttttctttcttcttgtaATCTTGGATACTAGTAGTGCCCAGTATCATCATTCCTTTCACGTCATGTGCAGGTAAAAACAACGCAACAGTGTGGTGATCACTCTAGTAAAAAGGCTGCAGCGTGAGTAAATTGTCTAGGAAAGGAATTTGGGAAAACAACGCCAGCAGCAGCGGAAGGTAATTCGCCAAGAACACGTTTTGGGAAAAATCAGGAGTGTGCTTTCCCTTTCCGATGTAACTAGTAGGTGGTGAATTCTGTGAAAGCTAGCCAGGGACGTCGCTGCTGCGGTTGGCTTTCCCTTTTGATAGCCAGGGATCGGAGgagggcagcggcagcaggcagcagcggcACCTGCACTGCCCACCTCAGCCTGTCGCCTCCACTCGCTTCTCCACCACAGCGCAGCACCGGTCAATTCACTCGCCGCGCTCGCTCACCTATTTATGATGGCTGCTTCTCCATCGCCGCCCACTAGGACGAGTACCAATCCATCCAAATCCTGTATGTGAAAACAAATGCCAACCATTCTTCTTCCTTGCATACCCGCGAGTAGTAGTAGTGTGCTACAAGCTGCAGGCAAAGCGAGATACTATATAGGAAAGCATCGTCGGATCACATCCTCATCTAGTCATCCATCGTATTCATATTCCGGCATCCATCGATCCTTCCTCCGTTTTCCACCACTGTTGGTGGCCATCACTGCTCAGCCATCCCAGCCCAAGGTTGCTTGCTTTTGCTCCCTTGCATAGCCGCCCGGCCATGGAGAAGGAGATCAATAATCCGCCGCCGCACACGGCCGAGCCGCAGGTGATCCTCTTAATTTAATTggtgtcttttttttcttttcgtgGCAGACTGCCTGCAGAGATCATGTGAGATCAGGAATTCTGCTGGTTTTCATTCGTTTCTGGTCCTTGTCACTCCTTTTAATTTGCaggacaccaccaccacctcatcACCAACAGCAAAGAACCCTGCATCGTCGTCCGACGACCAGCGACCGCTGCGGCCGCATCTCTCCATCGACATCCCGGCGTCAAGCCTGCCCGGCgaccccctcccgacgccgaCGGAGGCCGCCGACATCACCCTAACCCCGACGGgttcctcctccaccaccaccagaagGAGCGGCATCCCCATCACGCCCGTGTCTTCCTCCGGTAACAGCAGGAGCGGCAAGCCCCTGCGCTCGCCGTCCTTCATGCTCAGGCAGACGGTCAGGAGCCTCCTGCCCGTGGGGAGCTTCAAGTCCTCCGTCAAGGGCTACGAGGCGTCCTTCTCCAAGCTCTTCAACTCCAAGGTCATGGCCAGGACGTCCTCGCTTCCTCTCGACGACCATCAAGCCGTCGTTGACAAATCTTCAACAAGTTCTTGTACCGCCACCGTAAGAATTTCGTCTCGTTTCCTTGCTAGCTGTTGATTTCAGTTTTATCGTCATCTTTATCTGAATAATTAAGCGTGTGATGATTTGCAAGCAGCAGGAACCTGTACTCCACATGTGCCGATCGCAGTCCCTCCCCATGAACATGAGGAAATTCAACGCCAAGAGCTTCAAGAGGATGGACTCGCTAGGCGGCATGTACCGTGTAGTTCCATCGACGCCGAGAGCTCCAGCTGCAAGCAATGTCGTTCCTGACATAGTCCCTTCTTCAGAGTCAGGTGGGCAATTAATTTGTTACTGACAGATACT from Panicum virgatum strain AP13 chromosome 7N, P.virgatum_v5, whole genome shotgun sequence includes the following:
- the LOC120683084 gene encoding uncharacterized protein LOC120683084, which codes for MGWPAGGVAQAGPHVGASAPAAAQGRAWGSPRRSKAAALAWLQQLAAAAAVWAVPAAAEQGDGEAGRRDGKGGQAALGRTAALRELAQGGPAACAGGEQGLRGGAAAPRRRQGRNRKGNGSGSKRRLLGISPGARFGRGRAGGGSSV